From the Butyrivibrio fibrisolvens genome, one window contains:
- a CDS encoding DUF4886 domain-containing protein, with the protein MKYILAIGNSFSRDATAYLHDICQSMDIDVHVVNLYIGGCSLERHWSNITRNEKAYQYQENGIETDRYVSIQEILHSKPWDYIVTQQASHDSGWLDTYEPFTGLLIDYLKKEVPDAQIFMQQTWAYEIDSDHGCFIRYNNDQIHMYKRSRANYYMITDKYGIGLIPCGDVIQNIRKHPEFDVSKGGKSICRDGFHMHFLYGRYALACTWAKTLLDAPLSKCSYIPKCCDTDEVFDPVLLSIVQEELGLLGTCIS; encoded by the coding sequence ATGAAGTACATTCTTGCAATCGGGAATAGTTTTTCAAGGGACGCTACAGCCTATTTGCATGATATATGTCAGAGTATGGATATAGATGTTCATGTTGTCAATCTCTATATCGGAGGATGCTCGTTGGAGCGCCATTGGAGTAATATCACGAGAAATGAGAAGGCATATCAGTATCAGGAAAATGGTATCGAGACCGACAGATACGTGAGCATCCAGGAGATCCTTCATTCAAAGCCATGGGATTATATCGTAACTCAGCAGGCTAGTCATGATAGCGGCTGGCTCGATACCTATGAGCCATTTACAGGACTTCTTATAGATTATTTGAAAAAAGAAGTTCCGGACGCGCAGATATTCATGCAGCAGACCTGGGCATACGAGATAGACAGTGATCATGGATGTTTCATAAGATACAACAATGATCAGATTCATATGTATAAGCGCTCCAGAGCTAATTATTATATGATAACAGACAAGTATGGCATAGGACTTATTCCTTGCGGTGATGTGATACAGAATATCAGAAAGCACCCTGAGTTTGATGTATCTAAGGGCGGTAAATCTATCTGCAGAGACGGCTTCCATATGCACTTTTTGTATGGAAGATATGCACTTGCCTGTACCTGGGCCAAGACACTATTAGATGCTCCATTAAGTAAGTGCAGTTATATCCCCAAGTGCTGCGATACAGATGAAGTATTTGATCCCGTGCTTCTATCTATAGTTCAAGAAGAATTAGGACTCTTGGGAACCTGTATAAGTTAA
- a CDS encoding NUDIX domain-containing protein, which produces MCSRLRNMTAIYLFKGDKVLLLFRQGGRVVNDVWTGSAGGHFEENELNDPKACIIREMGEELGLKEDDIEGLTLRYVTLRYTKGEIRQNYYYFARLKDNFNAELKSNEGISKWFPIDKVSDLPMPFTAKYVVDHYISIGRSTDKMYVGVTTDEGVDFSELSCT; this is translated from the coding sequence GTGTGTAGTAGATTGAGGAATATGACAGCGATATATTTGTTTAAAGGGGATAAGGTGCTTCTTTTATTCAGGCAAGGCGGTAGAGTTGTTAATGATGTGTGGACCGGATCGGCTGGTGGGCACTTTGAGGAGAATGAGCTTAATGATCCTAAGGCATGCATTATTAGAGAGATGGGGGAGGAACTTGGTCTTAAGGAGGATGATATCGAAGGGTTAACACTGAGATATGTCACTCTTAGATATACCAAAGGTGAGATAAGGCAGAACTATTATTATTTCGCTAGATTAAAGGATAATTTTAATGCTGAACTTAAATCTAATGAAGGAATAAGCAAATGGTTTCCTATTGACAAGGTGTCAGATCTTCCGATGCCATTTACTGCGAAGTATGTGGTAGATCATTATATCTCAATAGGACGATCAACGGACAAGATGTACGTTGGTGTTACGACGGATGAAGGGGTGGATTTTTCAGAGCTTAGCTGCACGTAA
- a CDS encoding YbjQ family protein: protein MKLVSIETIPGQNFEVLGVVKGTIVQSKNFGKDFMAGMKTLVGGEIKGYTDMLVEARQIATKRMVDEAQSLGADAIVGVRYTSSSVMQGAAEVMAYGTAVKFI, encoded by the coding sequence ATGAAGCTCGTAAGTATTGAAACAATCCCCGGACAGAACTTTGAAGTGCTCGGAGTAGTAAAAGGAACTATAGTGCAGTCAAAGAATTTTGGTAAGGACTTTATGGCCGGCATGAAGACACTTGTAGGCGGCGAGATCAAGGGCTATACGGATATGCTGGTAGAAGCAAGACAGATCGCAACTAAGCGTATGGTCGATGAAGCGCAAAGCCTCGGCGCTGATGCAATAGTAGGCGTAAGATATACATCTTCATCTGTAATGCAGGGCGCTGCAGAAGTTATGGCCTACGGAACAGCGGTTAAGTTTATCTGA
- a CDS encoding zinc-ribbon domain-containing protein, producing MFCPSCGKEIPEGATFCPNCGATVRKASSPANSPNSQLTFPGIINKSKMNIFGIIASVVLLLSSFLPFVSVDVFGSSLSASLMDGPDGIIVIIVAIAGIVFSLLGIDIATIIAGAVAMIIFFVENAQFSEATGDDEFGALAAAMIDKGPGYYFLLLGSICLIIAGIIRFIQKKKADSYS from the coding sequence ATGTTCTGTCCATCATGCGGTAAAGAGATACCCGAGGGGGCAACTTTTTGTCCTAATTGCGGAGCAACTGTCAGAAAAGCGAGCAGTCCAGCGAATAGTCCCAATAGTCAATTGACATTTCCTGGAATAATTAATAAATCCAAAATGAACATTTTTGGAATTATTGCAAGTGTAGTACTTCTTCTATCATCTTTTCTGCCATTTGTAAGTGTGGATGTCTTTGGATCATCATTAAGTGCCAGTTTAATGGATGGACCTGATGGAATTATAGTCATTATTGTTGCTATTGCCGGAATTGTTTTTTCTTTGCTTGGGATAGATATTGCTACTATTATCGCAGGTGCAGTTGCGATGATTATATTCTTTGTAGAGAACGCGCAATTTAGTGAGGCTACTGGCGATGATGAGTTTGGTGCACTTGCAGCGGCTATGATTGATAAGGGGCCAGGCTATTATTTTCTTCTATTAGGATCTATTTGTTTGATAATTGCAGGAATAATCAGATTTATTCAGAAGAAAAAAGCTGATTCATATTCATAA
- a CDS encoding YhfC family intramembrane metalloprotease translates to MGTVSTLSILGMCFSLIVSIGVPIGLMIYAFKKMNAKLIWFVIGAVTFVLFALILEQLLHYVMVNRFGEALTGNLILMAVYGGLAAGIFEEVGRFVSMNLFKKKALNKQNAFMYGVGHGGIEAILIVGLTSISNLVTSIMINQGTFEATLSGLDPQVKEQTMAQISLLWTTNPLDFYLGGVERICAIVLHICLSYIVYKAVKEHKIYLVALSIMIHALVDCITVIMAAYLSAYMIELVLVIVIAILAVIVYKKYSEDIEV, encoded by the coding sequence ATGGGAACAGTATCGACATTATCAATTTTAGGAATGTGCTTTAGTCTTATAGTATCAATCGGAGTTCCGATCGGGCTGATGATCTATGCATTTAAGAAGATGAATGCCAAGCTGATCTGGTTCGTGATAGGAGCAGTAACATTTGTGCTGTTTGCGCTTATATTAGAACAGCTCCTTCATTATGTGATGGTCAACCGTTTTGGAGAGGCGCTGACCGGCAATCTCATCTTAATGGCAGTATATGGCGGACTCGCTGCAGGTATTTTCGAAGAAGTTGGACGATTCGTTTCGATGAATCTGTTCAAGAAAAAGGCCCTTAACAAGCAAAATGCATTTATGTATGGAGTAGGTCATGGAGGAATAGAGGCAATACTCATCGTGGGTCTTACTTCCATATCGAATCTGGTCACTTCTATTATGATCAATCAAGGCACCTTTGAGGCTACTCTTTCAGGGCTTGATCCGCAGGTCAAGGAGCAGACAATGGCGCAGATATCTCTTTTATGGACCACAAACCCATTAGACTTCTACTTAGGTGGAGTTGAGAGAATATGTGCTATAGTGCTGCATATATGCTTGTCTTACATAGTATATAAAGCTGTGAAAGAGCACAAAATCTATCTTGTAGCCCTTTCAATAATGATACATGCACTAGTAGACTGCATCACAGTGATAATGGCAGCATATCTTTCAGCCTATATGATTGAGCTGGTACTTGTGATCGTGATTGCAATTCTTGCTGTAATCGTATATAAAAAGTATTCAGAAGATATAGAAGTTTGA
- a CDS encoding PrsW family intramembrane metalloprotease has product MFYFIVAPYLVYNGILIAAAVIPAIFLMVKVYRSDKLERESPYMIWTLIKAGILSSLLALVEERVLSAILGLVVPYESPLYNIILYFGIVAFAEESSKYFCMKRQTWSSWEFNCQYDGVVYAVFVSLGFALWENISYVMMYGFGTAIVRAVTAIPGHACFGVFMGIFYGIAKRLDYRNENVGSKLCRIFAVVIPALLHGAYDYIATMESQDGNGYFIGFVAVMFLLSYVLVGRTAKADRPI; this is encoded by the coding sequence ATGTTCTATTTTATTGTTGCACCATATCTTGTTTATAACGGAATACTTATAGCTGCAGCTGTTATACCTGCGATATTTCTGATGGTAAAGGTATACAGGTCAGACAAGCTTGAGAGGGAGAGCCCATATATGATATGGACTCTGATAAAAGCAGGTATATTGTCATCGCTGCTGGCACTCGTTGAGGAGCGAGTATTGTCTGCTATATTGGGGCTTGTAGTTCCGTATGAATCGCCACTATATAACATAATCCTTTACTTTGGTATTGTTGCATTTGCTGAGGAAAGCTCGAAATATTTTTGCATGAAAAGACAGACATGGAGCAGCTGGGAGTTTAATTGCCAGTACGATGGAGTTGTATATGCAGTTTTTGTTTCCCTTGGATTTGCATTGTGGGAGAACATCAGCTATGTTATGATGTATGGCTTTGGAACTGCCATAGTAAGGGCTGTCACAGCAATTCCGGGGCATGCCTGCTTTGGCGTTTTCATGGGAATCTTTTATGGGATTGCAAAGAGACTTGACTACAGAAACGAAAATGTTGGTTCAAAGCTTTGCAGGATATTTGCAGTTGTAATTCCGGCTCTTTTACATGGAGCATATGATTATATTGCTACTATGGAATCGCAGGATGGGAACGGTTATTTTATCGGGTTTGTGGCTGTGATGTTCCTGCTTTCCTATGTTCTTGTTGGTAGGACTGCCAAGGCTGACAGACCAATATAG
- a CDS encoding methyl-accepting chemotaxis protein, which translates to MEKTMDMKDKHIYESNILAFKFGLIIQTFELLATFLYASERVGFINTAVMGTLQAIIMIASIVFFALYKKRTRGQYLMMACMILSYLVVMIGSVHVTYMWAFGPALLMLVLLYSDTRLTFITSIGVLAINILYVPLFFTYSVEVEDRTFAVITDAVFALLLSFMAIFYVRLNSRQNSENIDEIEAVAAKQQEDAEVIRNISTQIGEKLEVANTAMEALAEKVTDSAEASSQISTAITNTAEAIQTQTQMNSSITSSLEDIAHQSRAMRRNAGEVTDNINEGNKLVKTLNAKSKETSVINSETAVMTTNLQESAGTVKEIVDTILNISGQTNLLALNASIEAARAGEAGKGFAVVADEIRTLSENTKQSAEQISSTIDDLLAKVGTAAANMQKSVDSATEQGELITETGEKFEVILEKVSELTTRAGKISDNVEECVEANIKVMDAISNLSATSEEVAASAQSSIEISRNCEDDMKATEDILHEILKISRSR; encoded by the coding sequence ATGGAGAAAACTATGGATATGAAAGACAAACACATCTATGAAAGTAACATCTTAGCATTCAAATTCGGCCTTATCATCCAGACCTTCGAGCTTCTTGCTACATTCCTTTATGCTTCTGAAAGAGTAGGCTTTATTAACACCGCTGTCATGGGAACTTTGCAGGCGATCATAATGATAGCCTCGATAGTATTTTTTGCCTTATATAAGAAGAGAACAAGAGGCCAGTACCTGATGATGGCATGCATGATACTAAGCTACCTTGTAGTCATGATAGGATCAGTTCACGTAACCTACATGTGGGCATTTGGTCCTGCGCTCCTAATGCTGGTTCTTTTGTATTCTGATACAAGACTTACTTTCATAACATCAATAGGTGTTCTTGCAATCAATATCCTGTACGTGCCACTGTTTTTCACATATTCTGTTGAAGTTGAAGATAGAACCTTCGCTGTAATAACTGACGCGGTATTCGCACTTCTTCTGTCATTCATGGCGATATTCTATGTAAGGTTAAATAGCAGGCAGAACTCTGAGAACATAGACGAGATAGAAGCAGTTGCCGCCAAGCAGCAGGAAGATGCAGAAGTTATCAGGAATATCAGCACGCAGATAGGCGAGAAGCTCGAAGTTGCCAATACCGCCATGGAAGCTCTCGCTGAGAAGGTCACAGATAGCGCCGAAGCATCAAGCCAGATATCTACAGCTATAACCAATACAGCAGAAGCTATACAGACTCAGACACAGATGAACTCCAGTATCACCTCCTCCCTTGAAGACATAGCACATCAGTCAAGAGCTATGCGTAGGAACGCAGGTGAAGTCACAGACAACATCAATGAAGGCAATAAACTTGTAAAGACACTCAATGCCAAGTCCAAGGAGACTTCTGTCATTAATTCAGAAACCGCAGTCATGACCACAAATCTCCAGGAATCCGCCGGCACTGTCAAAGAGATCGTTGATACAATCTTAAATATATCCGGTCAGACTAACCTTCTTGCTCTCAATGCATCTATAGAAGCTGCAAGAGCCGGTGAAGCCGGTAAAGGATTCGCTGTAGTAGCTGATGAGATAAGAACACTATCTGAAAATACCAAGCAGTCTGCAGAGCAGATCTCCAGCACCATTGATGATCTTCTGGCAAAAGTAGGAACCGCTGCTGCCAATATGCAAAAGAGCGTAGACTCTGCTACAGAGCAAGGTGAGCTCATAACAGAAACAGGCGAGAAGTTTGAAGTAATCCTTGAGAAAGTATCAGAACTTACCACAAGAGCCGGTAAGATCTCTGACAACGTAGAAGAATGCGTTGAAGCTAATATCAAAGTCATGGACGCCATCAGTAACCTCTCGGCAACATCCGAAGAAGTCGCTGCGTCTGCCCAGTCCAGCATAGAGATAAGCCGGAACTGCGAGGATGATATGAAGGCAACGGAAGATATACTCCATGAGATCCTTAAGATAAGTCGGAGTAGATGA
- a CDS encoding MerR family transcriptional regulator, which yields MKINQVEELVGITKKNIRFYEEQGLISPERNKDNGYRDYSLKDVDVLNKIKLLRKLEVPIEEIRKLEAGEVSMTDCLDRHISYYTHRQTELDTMKQMCKEIMEAQDTFDDLKADSYLEDMTKLEKGGVRFMDVNKTDIKKTKRGPIIAACVSITFFIAMIIIISWASMTDPETPFGFIAIIILLFVAMIVGTIVALKQRLNEIDGGEIDEARKY from the coding sequence ATGAAGATCAATCAAGTAGAAGAGCTGGTAGGAATTACTAAAAAGAATATTCGCTTCTATGAAGAGCAGGGGCTTATCAGTCCGGAGCGAAACAAAGATAACGGCTATAGAGACTATTCTCTTAAGGACGTAGATGTTCTTAACAAGATCAAGCTTTTGAGAAAATTAGAGGTACCTATTGAAGAGATCAGGAAGCTTGAAGCAGGAGAAGTATCTATGACAGATTGTCTTGACAGACATATATCGTATTATACACATCGTCAGACAGAACTTGATACTATGAAACAGATGTGCAAAGAGATTATGGAAGCTCAGGATACTTTTGATGATCTGAAGGCTGACTCCTATCTTGAGGATATGACAAAACTTGAGAAAGGAGGCGTTAGGTTTATGGATGTTAATAAGACTGATATTAAGAAAACTAAACGGGGTCCTATTATCGCAGCATGTGTCAGCATTACTTTTTTCATAGCTATGATCATAATCATAAGCTGGGCATCTATGACTGACCCTGAAACACCTTTTGGATTTATCGCGATCATAATACTATTATTCGTAGCGATGATCGTTGGAACAATTGTAGCTTTAAAACAAAGATTAAATGAAATTGATGGAGGAGAGATCGATGAAGCTCGTAAGTATTGA